In Leucobacter sp. CX169, a single genomic region encodes these proteins:
- the gatA gene encoding Asp-tRNA(Asn)/Glu-tRNA(Gln) amidotransferase subunit GatA, translated as MTAELIHLTAADLSAKLASGEVSSVEATRAHLDRINEVDGTLNAFLAVNEENSLAAAAAIDARRAAGEQLGELAGVPLAIKDVLVTTDYPSTSGSKILEGWMSPYDATVVRKTREAGLVPLGKTNMDEFAMGSSTENSAYGPTRNPWNLDRIPGGSGGGSAAAVSAFEAPLALGSDTGGSIRQPAALTGTVGVKPTYGGVSRYGAIALASSLDQVGPCARTVLDTALLHDVVAGFDAHDSTSLQVAWPSMAAAAREGAAGSSLKGLRVGVVKQLMIDGVQAGVKARFEESLALLTAQGAEIIEIDAPHFEYAVSAYYLILPAEASSNLAKYDSVRFGLRVNPAGGGTVEGVMSESRAAGFGAEVKRRIILGTYALSAGYYDAYYGSAQQVRTLIQRDFAAGFAQVDVIASPTAPTTAWNLGSHQGDPMQDYLNDATTIPANLAGIPGMSLPIGLAAEDGLPVGLQLMAPATEDARLYQVGAAIEQLIAERDGAPFYAQAPALSAASLGKAAL; from the coding sequence GTGACTGCCGAACTGATTCACCTGACCGCTGCGGATCTCTCCGCGAAGCTCGCCTCGGGCGAAGTTTCCTCGGTCGAGGCCACGCGCGCGCACCTTGATCGCATCAACGAGGTCGACGGGACGCTCAACGCGTTCCTCGCGGTGAACGAGGAGAACTCGCTCGCCGCCGCGGCCGCGATCGACGCTCGCCGTGCCGCGGGGGAGCAGCTGGGCGAACTCGCCGGCGTGCCGCTCGCGATCAAGGACGTCCTCGTCACGACGGACTACCCCTCGACCAGCGGCTCGAAGATCCTCGAGGGCTGGATGTCGCCCTACGACGCCACCGTCGTCCGCAAGACGCGCGAGGCCGGCCTCGTGCCGCTCGGCAAGACGAACATGGACGAGTTCGCGATGGGCTCGTCGACCGAGAACTCGGCGTACGGCCCGACTCGCAACCCGTGGAACCTCGACCGAATCCCGGGTGGATCGGGCGGTGGCTCCGCCGCGGCCGTGAGTGCGTTTGAGGCGCCACTCGCCCTCGGTAGCGACACTGGCGGCTCGATCCGCCAGCCTGCGGCCTTGACCGGAACCGTGGGCGTCAAGCCCACCTACGGCGGCGTCAGCCGCTACGGCGCGATCGCCCTCGCCTCGTCGCTCGACCAGGTTGGCCCGTGCGCCCGCACGGTGCTCGACACCGCGCTGTTGCACGACGTGGTCGCCGGCTTTGACGCGCACGATTCGACCTCGCTGCAGGTCGCGTGGCCGTCGATGGCCGCAGCTGCCCGCGAGGGTGCCGCAGGTTCCTCGCTGAAGGGCCTGCGCGTTGGCGTCGTCAAGCAGCTCATGATCGACGGTGTCCAAGCGGGTGTAAAGGCCCGATTCGAAGAGTCGCTCGCGCTGCTCACCGCCCAGGGTGCCGAGATCATCGAGATCGACGCCCCGCACTTCGAGTACGCGGTCTCCGCGTACTACCTGATCCTGCCGGCCGAGGCCTCGAGCAACCTGGCGAAGTACGATTCGGTGCGGTTCGGCCTCCGAGTGAACCCCGCGGGTGGCGGCACGGTCGAAGGCGTGATGAGCGAGTCTCGCGCGGCCGGGTTCGGTGCAGAGGTCAAACGCCGCATCATCCTTGGTACCTACGCACTGTCTGCTGGTTACTACGACGCCTACTACGGCAGCGCCCAGCAGGTGCGCACGCTGATCCAGCGTGACTTCGCTGCGGGCTTCGCCCAGGTCGACGTCATCGCGTCCCCGACGGCGCCCACCACCGCGTGGAACCTCGGCTCGCACCAGGGCGATCCGATGCAGGACTACCTGAACGATGCCACGACGATCCCGGCGAACCTCGCAGGGATCCCGGGGATGAGCCTTCCCATCGGCCTCGCGGCCGAGGATGGGCTTCCCGTCGGCCTGCA
- the gatC gene encoding Asp-tRNA(Asn)/Glu-tRNA(Gln) amidotransferase subunit GatC yields the protein MPENSAASGEITVETVQHLAGLARIALTDEEVATLTSELGSIVRNIAKVSEVTTPDIPATSHPIPLSNVTRPDVIADVLTQEQALSGAPDEFDGRFRVSAILGEEQ from the coding sequence ATGCCTGAAAACAGTGCCGCGAGCGGCGAGATCACGGTCGAAACCGTGCAGCACCTCGCCGGACTCGCTCGAATCGCCCTCACCGACGAAGAAGTTGCGACGCTTACCAGCGAGCTCGGCTCGATCGTGCGAAACATCGCCAAGGTGAGCGAGGTGACCACGCCGGATATTCCCGCGACGAGCCACCCCATTCCGCTCTCGAATGTGACCCGCCCCGACGTGATCGCCGACGTGCTGACACAGGAGCAGGCGCTCTCCGGCGCGCCCGACGAATTTGATGGACGATTCCGTGTTTCCGCGATCCTGGGGGAGGAGCAGTAG